A window from Zingiber officinale cultivar Zhangliang chromosome 7A, Zo_v1.1, whole genome shotgun sequence encodes these proteins:
- the LOC122001297 gene encoding ubiquitin-conjugating enzyme E2 2-like, with product MSTPARKRLMRDFKRLQQDPPAGISGAPHDNNIMLWNAVIFGPDDTPWDGGTFKLTLQVSEDYPNKPPTVRFVSRMFHPNIYADGSICLDILQNQWSPIYDVAAILTSIQSLLCDPNPNSPANSEAARMFSENKREYNRKVREIVEQSWTAD from the exons ATGTCAACTCCTGCTAGGAAGAGACTGATGAGAGACTTCAAGAGGTTACAGCAGGATCCTCCTGCAGGCATCAGTGGTGCTCCTCATGATAATAACATCATGCTATGGAATGCTGTTATATTTGG CCCAGATGACACACCTTGGGATGGAG GCACGTTTAAGCTGACACTTCAGGTTTCAGAGGATTATCCTAATAAACCACCAACTGTACGCTTTGTTTCTCGAATGTTTCATCCTAATA TTTATGCTGATGGAAGCATATGCTTGGATATTTTACAAAACCAATGGAGTCCAATCTATGATGTGGCTGCAATTCTTACCTCTATCCAG TCGTTGCTCTGTGATCCGAATCCCAACTCACCGGCAAATTCTGAAGCTGCACGGATGTTCAGCGAGAACAAGCGTGAATACAACAGAAAAGTTCGTGAGATCGTGGAACAGAGCTGGACGGCAGACTGA